Proteins from a single region of Tamandua tetradactyla isolate mTamTet1 chromosome 12, mTamTet1.pri, whole genome shotgun sequence:
- the TUBGCP5 gene encoding gamma-tubulin complex component 5 isoform X2, with amino-acid sequence MARAVPPWSWLDRQQEVDVLELVRHMTGLQDEADPNFQLALSFVWSNFRFHRFLDVNSHKIEKTIEGIYEKLIIHSDLSKAASWKRVTEKFLNSSLPSIKETKTDAHYSILSLLLCLSDSPSNSNYVETPRNKEVEKKDDFDWGKYLMEGEEIDCGPNEDTPNWSEESEDEDQQQPLSREDSGIQVDRTPLEEQDQNRKPGSRVSWKGETDDQSWLEQHVVLQYWTARSSRFPHSLHLHSNLAAIWDQHLYSSDPLYVPDDRVFVTETQVIRETLWLLSGVKKLFIFQLVDGKVTVRNNIVVTHLTHNCLRSVLEQIAAYGQVVFRLQEFIDEVMGHNSESTLPGNSSVPKKSTEAPFRTYQAFMWALYKYLLSFKKELVEIERCIINNDTTITLSIVVDKLSPRLAQLKVLHKVFSTGVAEVPPDTRNVVRASHLLNTLYKAILEYDNVGEASEQTVSLLFSLWVETVRPYLQTVDEWIVHGHLFDCAKEFIIQRNKNVPVNHRDFWYATYTLYSVSEKTENEEKMSDNASASSGSDQGPSSRQHTMVSFLKPVLKQIIMAGKSMQLLKNLQCAQSSTGQAAARDAERKSLYTLFLESVQSRLRHGDNSTPHILSEQQATKENLIKIQSMAERHLELDDVHDPLLAINFARLYLEQSDFHEKFAGGDICVDRSSESVTCQTFELTLRSCLYPHIDKQYLACCGNLMQTLKKDYRLVEYLQAMRNFFLMEGGDTMYDFYTSIFDKIREKETWQNVSFLNVQLQEAVGQRYPEDSSRLSISFESVDANKKKLPVHILDGLTLSYKVPWPVDIVISLECQKIYNQVFLLLLQIKWAKYSLDVLLFGELATSAEKPQFKGLLHEPGTVAQFGPQKEPVRQQIHRMFLLRVKLMHFVNSLHNYIMTRILHSTGLEFQHQVEEAKDLDQLIKIHYRYLSTIHDRCLLREKVSFVKEAIMKVLNLALMFADGWHAGLGAWKMESIEKMESDFKNCHMFLVTILNKAVCRGSFPHLESLALSLMAGMEQS; translated from the exons acgGATGCACATTATTCCATACTGTCGCTGCTACTGTGCCTCTCTGATTCTCCTTCAAACAGCAATTATGTGGAAACACCAAGAAATAAAGAAGTCG aaaagaaagatgattttGACTGGGGAAAATACTTGATGGAAGGTGAAGAAATTGACTGTGGTCCAAATGAAGACACACCG AATTGGTCTGAAGAAAGTGAAGATGAAGATCAGCAACAGCCTTTAAGCAGAGAGGACTCTGGAATTCAGGTGGACAGGACACCATTAGAAGAACAAGATCAAAACAGAAAACCAGGGTCTCGTGTCAGCTGGAAAG GTGAAACAGATGACCAGAGCTGGCTGGAACAGCATGTGGTCCTTCAGTACTGGACAGCCAGGTCCTCCCGGTTTCCTCATAGCTTACATTTGCACTCCAATTTAGCTGCTATCTG GGATCAGCATTTATATAGCAGTGATCCATTATATGTTCCAGATGACAGAGTTTTTGTCACTGAGACTCAGGTTATTCGGGAAACGCTATG gtTACTTTCAGGAGTGAAAAAGCTCTTTATATTTCAATTAGTAGATGGAAAGGTAACGGTGAGAAACAATATTGTAGTAACTCATTTGACACAT AACTGTTTACGATCAGTGCTAGAACAAATAGCAGCATATGGCCAAGTTGTGTTTCGGCTCCAGGAGTTTATCGATGAAGTCATGGGGCACAACTCCGAAAGCACATTACCTGGAAATAGTTCTGTTCCTAAGAAGTCTACTGAAGCTCCCTTTAGAACCTACCAAGCTTTTATGTGGGCTCTGTACAAATATTTGCTTAGTTTCAAAAAGGAACTTGTCGAAATTGAGAGGTGTATCATCAATAATG ATACCACGATAACTCTTTCAATAGTGGTGGATAAGTTGTCACCTCGATTGGCTCAACTTAAGGTTCTACACAAAGTATTTAGTACTGGAGTAGCAGAAGTTCCACCTGACACTCGAAATGTGGTTCGGGCATCTCACCTACTCAACACACTGTACAAGGCCATTCTTGAATATGACAACGTTGGAGAAGCTTCTGAGCAAACA GTCTCTCTCCTGTTCTCTCTCTGGGTGGAAACTGTGCGGCCCTACCTACAGACTGTGGATGAGTGGATCGTGCATGGGCATCTGTTTGACTGTGCAAAGGAGTTCATCATCCAGAG AAACAAAAATGTTCCAGTAAATCACAGAGATTTTTGGTATGCAACTTACACATTGTATAGTGtatcagaaaagacagaaaatgaagaaaaaatgagtGATAATGCTAGTGCAAGTTCTGGTAGCGACCAAGGACCCTCCAGCAGGCAGCACACCATGGTGTCCTTCCTCAAACCTGTTCTGAAGCAGATCATCATGGCTGGCAAGTCGATGCAGCTGCTGAAGAACCTGCAGTGTGCCCAGAGCTCCACGGGCCAGGCAGCAGCAAGAG atgcagaaagaaaaagtttatataCCCTCTTTTTGGAATCTGTACAGTCCCGTCTCCGGCATGGAGATAATTCCACTCCACATATTCTTTCTGAGCAACAGGCAACCAAAGAGAATCTAATTAAGATTCAGTCCATGGCTGAAAGGCACCTGGAATTGGATGATGTTCATGACCCACTGCTGGCTATTAATTTTGCAAG GTTGTATTTGGAACAGAGTGACTTCCATGAGAAATTTGCTGGTGGTGATATCTGTGTGGATAGATCATCAGAATCTGTGACGTGCCAGACTTTTGAATTAACGCTGAGATCTTGCCTCTATCCTCATATTGATAAGCAGTATCTAGCTTGCTGTGGAAATCTCATGCAAACTCTAAAAAAAGATTACag GTTGGTAGAGTACTTGCAGGCCATgaggaattttttcttaatggaaggtggtgatacCATGTATGACTTCTACACATCAATTTTtgataaaataagagaaaaggaaaccTGGCAGAATGTGTCTTTTCTGAATGTCCAACTCCAAGAAGCGGTAGGACAGCGTTATCCTGAAGATAGTTCACG ACTCTCTATATCTTTTGAAAGTGTTGATGCAAATAAGAAGAAGCTCCCTGTTCACATCTTAGATGGTCTGACACTTAGCTACAAG GTCCCGTGGCCTGTGGACATTGTTATAAGTTTGGAATGTCAAAAAATTTATAATCAGGTGTTCCTTCTTTTATTGCAAATAAAGTGGGCAAAATATAGTCTGGATGTTTTACTATTTGGTG AGCTGGCTACTAGTGCTGAAAAACCACAATTTAAAGGACTTTTACATGAACCAGGCACAGTTGCTCAGTTTGGACCACAAAAGGAACCTGTAAGACAGCAGATTCATCGTATGTTCCTCTTAAGAGTGAAGCTCATGCATTTTGTGAACAGCTTGCACAACTACATCATGACTCGG ATTCTTCACAGTACAGGGCTGGAGTTTCAACATCAAGTCGAGGAAGCCAAGGATTTAGATCAGTTGATTAAAATTCACTATAGATATTTGTCAACCATTCATGATCGATGTCTGCTAAGAGAAAAG GTTAGCTTTGTGAAAGAAGCCATCATGAAGGTGTTGAATTTGGCTCTCATGTTTGCAGATGGCTGGCATGCAGGTCTAGGGGCTTGGAA AATGGAATCTATAGAGAAAATGGAGTCAGATTTTAAAAACTGCCATATGTTTCTTGTGACCATTTTAAATAAAGCTGTCTGTAGAGGATCCTTTCCCCATT TGGAATCTCTCGCACTATCACTCATGGCTGGCATGGAACAAAgttaa
- the TUBGCP5 gene encoding gamma-tubulin complex component 5 isoform X1 yields MARAVPPWSWLDRQQEVDVLELVRHMTGLQDEADPNFQLALSFVWSNFRFHRFLDVNSHKIEKTIEGIYEKLIIHSDLSKAASWKRVTEKFLNSSLPSIKETKTDAHYSILSLLLCLSDSPSNSNYVETPRNKEVEKKDDFDWGKYLMEGEEIDCGPNEDTPNWSEESEDEDQQQPLSREDSGIQVDRTPLEEQDQNRKPGSRVSWKVGETDDQSWLEQHVVLQYWTARSSRFPHSLHLHSNLAAIWDQHLYSSDPLYVPDDRVFVTETQVIRETLWLLSGVKKLFIFQLVDGKVTVRNNIVVTHLTHNCLRSVLEQIAAYGQVVFRLQEFIDEVMGHNSESTLPGNSSVPKKSTEAPFRTYQAFMWALYKYLLSFKKELVEIERCIINNDTTITLSIVVDKLSPRLAQLKVLHKVFSTGVAEVPPDTRNVVRASHLLNTLYKAILEYDNVGEASEQTVSLLFSLWVETVRPYLQTVDEWIVHGHLFDCAKEFIIQRNKNVPVNHRDFWYATYTLYSVSEKTENEEKMSDNASASSGSDQGPSSRQHTMVSFLKPVLKQIIMAGKSMQLLKNLQCAQSSTGQAAARDAERKSLYTLFLESVQSRLRHGDNSTPHILSEQQATKENLIKIQSMAERHLELDDVHDPLLAINFARLYLEQSDFHEKFAGGDICVDRSSESVTCQTFELTLRSCLYPHIDKQYLACCGNLMQTLKKDYRLVEYLQAMRNFFLMEGGDTMYDFYTSIFDKIREKETWQNVSFLNVQLQEAVGQRYPEDSSRLSISFESVDANKKKLPVHILDGLTLSYKVPWPVDIVISLECQKIYNQVFLLLLQIKWAKYSLDVLLFGELATSAEKPQFKGLLHEPGTVAQFGPQKEPVRQQIHRMFLLRVKLMHFVNSLHNYIMTRILHSTGLEFQHQVEEAKDLDQLIKIHYRYLSTIHDRCLLREKVSFVKEAIMKVLNLALMFADGWHAGLGAWKMESIEKMESDFKNCHMFLVTILNKAVCRGSFPHLESLALSLMAGMEQS; encoded by the exons acgGATGCACATTATTCCATACTGTCGCTGCTACTGTGCCTCTCTGATTCTCCTTCAAACAGCAATTATGTGGAAACACCAAGAAATAAAGAAGTCG aaaagaaagatgattttGACTGGGGAAAATACTTGATGGAAGGTGAAGAAATTGACTGTGGTCCAAATGAAGACACACCG AATTGGTCTGAAGAAAGTGAAGATGAAGATCAGCAACAGCCTTTAAGCAGAGAGGACTCTGGAATTCAGGTGGACAGGACACCATTAGAAGAACAAGATCAAAACAGAAAACCAGGGTCTCGTGTCAGCTGGAAAG TAGGTGAAACAGATGACCAGAGCTGGCTGGAACAGCATGTGGTCCTTCAGTACTGGACAGCCAGGTCCTCCCGGTTTCCTCATAGCTTACATTTGCACTCCAATTTAGCTGCTATCTG GGATCAGCATTTATATAGCAGTGATCCATTATATGTTCCAGATGACAGAGTTTTTGTCACTGAGACTCAGGTTATTCGGGAAACGCTATG gtTACTTTCAGGAGTGAAAAAGCTCTTTATATTTCAATTAGTAGATGGAAAGGTAACGGTGAGAAACAATATTGTAGTAACTCATTTGACACAT AACTGTTTACGATCAGTGCTAGAACAAATAGCAGCATATGGCCAAGTTGTGTTTCGGCTCCAGGAGTTTATCGATGAAGTCATGGGGCACAACTCCGAAAGCACATTACCTGGAAATAGTTCTGTTCCTAAGAAGTCTACTGAAGCTCCCTTTAGAACCTACCAAGCTTTTATGTGGGCTCTGTACAAATATTTGCTTAGTTTCAAAAAGGAACTTGTCGAAATTGAGAGGTGTATCATCAATAATG ATACCACGATAACTCTTTCAATAGTGGTGGATAAGTTGTCACCTCGATTGGCTCAACTTAAGGTTCTACACAAAGTATTTAGTACTGGAGTAGCAGAAGTTCCACCTGACACTCGAAATGTGGTTCGGGCATCTCACCTACTCAACACACTGTACAAGGCCATTCTTGAATATGACAACGTTGGAGAAGCTTCTGAGCAAACA GTCTCTCTCCTGTTCTCTCTCTGGGTGGAAACTGTGCGGCCCTACCTACAGACTGTGGATGAGTGGATCGTGCATGGGCATCTGTTTGACTGTGCAAAGGAGTTCATCATCCAGAG AAACAAAAATGTTCCAGTAAATCACAGAGATTTTTGGTATGCAACTTACACATTGTATAGTGtatcagaaaagacagaaaatgaagaaaaaatgagtGATAATGCTAGTGCAAGTTCTGGTAGCGACCAAGGACCCTCCAGCAGGCAGCACACCATGGTGTCCTTCCTCAAACCTGTTCTGAAGCAGATCATCATGGCTGGCAAGTCGATGCAGCTGCTGAAGAACCTGCAGTGTGCCCAGAGCTCCACGGGCCAGGCAGCAGCAAGAG atgcagaaagaaaaagtttatataCCCTCTTTTTGGAATCTGTACAGTCCCGTCTCCGGCATGGAGATAATTCCACTCCACATATTCTTTCTGAGCAACAGGCAACCAAAGAGAATCTAATTAAGATTCAGTCCATGGCTGAAAGGCACCTGGAATTGGATGATGTTCATGACCCACTGCTGGCTATTAATTTTGCAAG GTTGTATTTGGAACAGAGTGACTTCCATGAGAAATTTGCTGGTGGTGATATCTGTGTGGATAGATCATCAGAATCTGTGACGTGCCAGACTTTTGAATTAACGCTGAGATCTTGCCTCTATCCTCATATTGATAAGCAGTATCTAGCTTGCTGTGGAAATCTCATGCAAACTCTAAAAAAAGATTACag GTTGGTAGAGTACTTGCAGGCCATgaggaattttttcttaatggaaggtggtgatacCATGTATGACTTCTACACATCAATTTTtgataaaataagagaaaaggaaaccTGGCAGAATGTGTCTTTTCTGAATGTCCAACTCCAAGAAGCGGTAGGACAGCGTTATCCTGAAGATAGTTCACG ACTCTCTATATCTTTTGAAAGTGTTGATGCAAATAAGAAGAAGCTCCCTGTTCACATCTTAGATGGTCTGACACTTAGCTACAAG GTCCCGTGGCCTGTGGACATTGTTATAAGTTTGGAATGTCAAAAAATTTATAATCAGGTGTTCCTTCTTTTATTGCAAATAAAGTGGGCAAAATATAGTCTGGATGTTTTACTATTTGGTG AGCTGGCTACTAGTGCTGAAAAACCACAATTTAAAGGACTTTTACATGAACCAGGCACAGTTGCTCAGTTTGGACCACAAAAGGAACCTGTAAGACAGCAGATTCATCGTATGTTCCTCTTAAGAGTGAAGCTCATGCATTTTGTGAACAGCTTGCACAACTACATCATGACTCGG ATTCTTCACAGTACAGGGCTGGAGTTTCAACATCAAGTCGAGGAAGCCAAGGATTTAGATCAGTTGATTAAAATTCACTATAGATATTTGTCAACCATTCATGATCGATGTCTGCTAAGAGAAAAG GTTAGCTTTGTGAAAGAAGCCATCATGAAGGTGTTGAATTTGGCTCTCATGTTTGCAGATGGCTGGCATGCAGGTCTAGGGGCTTGGAA AATGGAATCTATAGAGAAAATGGAGTCAGATTTTAAAAACTGCCATATGTTTCTTGTGACCATTTTAAATAAAGCTGTCTGTAGAGGATCCTTTCCCCATT TGGAATCTCTCGCACTATCACTCATGGCTGGCATGGAACAAAgttaa